A genome region from Triticum aestivum cultivar Chinese Spring chromosome 2B, IWGSC CS RefSeq v2.1, whole genome shotgun sequence includes the following:
- the LOC123041728 gene encoding U-box domain-containing protein 57-like: MPPPTISIKVATDADLSSQIGKDGFYFDLVDFDRVRAIQVPDNMPISRLKEEIAVEFSIPVQSQRLWLFCKRQNDTCRPHSPFSTEENNLLVGGLLIGSGLHSVKLFLEVLNASSPQNLSSNDALVFLKLYDPEQAQIRYIRTLFVKASSRPSDILPKLRNLAGFCADEEMELYEEIKFNPFVRCDAIDANITFSGSEIRHGDIICYQKSAKSLSHQAYPSVPIFFQNILKAVVLGGQRKICALEEEVVRLKRQSDLQIEKAKKECKQLKHERDNAVRQLNELQDQNPQIILEFPITNLVEATQNFSDLCKVGDTEYGSVYKGIIQDNAAAIKLSKSDTLFQQEVSILCQGRHPNIVDCIGKCSEVSALVYEWLPNGNLEDHIVRANGSPSLSWHTRMQIIGEVCSALLFLHLRALVHGDLRPCNIFVDANFRSKICNFGMLTLFLQPGNHQLDLTARLPYLDPEFLTTGDLMPLSDVYSLGVIILRLLTGMPPLSIAKKVSEALENNSLHTLIDKSAGNWPYVQAKQLAVVGLSCVEMTREKRPDLLTEVWSVIEPLIRKPPAASWPCVQSAVRGSCAPDHLICPILMDIMKDPQVASDGFTYEAEAIRRWFDGGNNRSPMTNLPLANHDLVPNLALLSSIQEYLEQQRQPAS, from the exons ATGCCTCCTCCGACTATCAGCATAAAG GTGGCAACGGACGCAGATTTATCCTCGCAGATTGGGAAAGATGGCTTCTATTTTGATCTCGTCGATTTCGACAGAGTAAGGGCTATCCAGGTCCCGGATAACATGCCTATATCCCGATTGAAG GAGGAAATTGCAGTAGAATTCAGCATCCCAGTTCAATCTCAACGCCTCTGGTTGTTTTGTAAAAGGCAAAACGATACTTGCCGTCCTCACTCACCATTTTCTACTGAAGAAAACAATCTACTT GTGGGTGGCCTATTGATAGGATCAGGTCTTCATAGTGTGAAGCTGTTTTTGGAG GTGCTCAATGCTTCTTCCCCACAAAATCTGAGCAGCAACGATGCATTAGTGTTTTTAAAGCTTTATGACCCAGAACAAGCACAAATACG ATATATCAGAACGCTTTTTGTAAAAGCTTCATCAAGGCCTTCAGATATTCTTCCGAAACTAAGAAATCTAGCTGGTTTTTGTGCAGACGAAGAAATGGAATTGTATGAG GAAATCAAATTCAACCCTTTTGTTAGGTGTGATGCCATAGATGCCAATATTACCTTCTCAGGCAGCGAG ATTAGGCATGGGGATATCATTTGTTACCAGAAAAGTGCAAAGTCTTTGAGCCACCAGGCATACCCTTCTGTTCCAATATTCTTCCAGAATATTTTGAAGGCAGTTGTTCTG GGGGGGCAAAGGAAGATATGTGCTCTGGAAGAGGAGGTTGTTAGATTGAAACGTCAGTCTGACCTTCAAATAGAGAAGGCAAAAAAGG AATGTAAGCAATTGAAACATGAGCGAGACAATGCGGTGCGACAGCTGAATGAGCTGCAGGATCAGAATCCTCAGATTATTCTCGAGTTTCCCATCACGAATTTGGTAGAAGCAACGCAGAACTTCAGTGACCTGTGTAAGGTTGGAGACACCGAATATGGAAGCGTTTATAAAGGCATTATACAGGACAACGCAGCAGCTATCAAGCTATCCAAATCTGATACTTTATTTCAACAAGAG GTTTCTATTCTTTGTCAAGGCAGACATCCAAACATTGTCGACTGCATTGGAAAATGTTCTGAAGTTTCAGCCCTTGTGTATGAGTGGTTACCAAATGGAAACCTTGAAGATCACATTGTTCGTGCTAATGGATCTCCATCTCTCTCATGGCACACCCGTATGCAGATCATTGGTGAGGTTTGTTCTGCACTGCTTTTCCTGCACTTGCGTGCTTTGGTCCATGGCGATCTCCGGCCTTGTAACATCTTTGTCGACGCCAACTTCAGAAGCAAGATCTGCAACTTTGGTATGTTAACCCTGTTTCTCCAGCCCGGCAACCACCAGTTAGACCTGACAGCAAGGCTGCCATACCTGGACCCGGAGTTCCTCACCACCGGAGACCTCATGCCGCTTTCCGACGTCTACTCTCTGGGTGTTATAATTCTGCGTCTTCTGACTGGAATGCCTCCCTTGAGTATTGCAAAGAAAGTTTCAGAAGCATTGGAGAATAATAGCTTGCACACGCTGATTGATAAATCAGCAGGGAACTGGCCATATGTACAAGCCAAGCAGTTAGCCGTCGTTGGTCTTAGCTGTGTGGAAATGACGAGGGAAAAGCGACCTGATCTCTTAACAGAAGTATGGTCAGTTATTGAGCCCCTTATCAGGAAGCCTCCTGCAGCCTCATGGCCATGTGTCCAATCAGCAGTTAGAGGAAGCTGCGCGCCTGATCACTTGATTTGTCCAATTCTTATG GATATTATGAAGGATCCTCAAGTGGCATCTGATGGATTCACCTACGAAGCAGAAGCCATAAGGCGCTGGTTTGATGGCGGGAACAACAGGTCTCCGATGACGAACTTGCCGCTAGCAAATCATGATCTTGTCCCAAATCTTGCCCTCCTCTCTTCTATCCAGGAGTACCTTGAGCAGCAGAGGCAGCCAGCTTCCTGA